A region from the Pelobates fuscus isolate aPelFus1 chromosome 3, aPelFus1.pri, whole genome shotgun sequence genome encodes:
- the LOC134601241 gene encoding G2/mitotic-specific cyclin-B2-like has product MAIRRAGALAISHEADNAFAGVVRAKTQINGKRAALGEIGNKVTVRGKPAVKTSNAVVKTSRSVTTKVVTVKPKAAPVLPTVVEAPPKECSPITMDVSMKEEELCQAFSAALNKVEDIDAEDGDNPQLCSEYVMDIYKYLRQLEMQQAIHPRYLDGKEVNERMRSILVDWLVSVHCRFQLLQETLYMGIAIMDRFLQVQPVSRTKLQLVGVTSLLVASKYEEMYSPEVADFVYITDNAYTTSQIREMEMIILRELRFDLGRPLPLHFLRRASKSCSADAEQHTLAKYLMELTLIDYDMVHFHPSGIAAAALCLSQKIIGQGSWSPTQQHYTGYTEEDLQLIMQHMAKNVVKVNTNKTKHVAVRDKYASSKLMRISTIPQLMSSLVTNLASQASH; this is encoded by the exons ATGGCAATCCGTCGGGCTGGAGCTCTGGCT attTCCCATGAAGCTGATAATGCCTTTGCAGGTGTAGTGAGGGCCAAAACACAGATAAATGGCAAAAGAGCCGCACTGGGGGAGATCGGTAACAAGGTGACAGTGCGTGGAAAGCCAGCAGTTAAG ACCTCTAATGCTGTAGTGAAGACTTCAAGATCTGTAACCACTAAAGTAGTGACTGTGAAGCCAAAGGCTGCTCCTGTTCTACCAACTGTAGTAGAAGCTCCCCCAAAA GAATGTTCTCCCATCACTATGGATGTTTCCATGAAAGAGGAGGAACTGTGTCAAGCATTCTCTGCTGCTCTGAACAAGGTGGAGGATATTGATGCTGAAGATGGTGACAACCCACAGCTCTGCAGTGAATATGTGATGGACATCTACAAGTACCTGAGACAACTGGAG ATGCAGCAGGCCATACATCCAAGGTACCTTGATGGCAAAGAAGTGAATGAACGCATGCGTTCAATCTTGGTGGACTGGCTTGTCAGTGTTCACTGTAGATTCCAGCTTCTTCAGGAGACCCTGTATATGGGGATTGCAATCATGGACCGCTTCTTACAA GTTCAACCTGTGTCCCGAACCAAACTCCAGCTTGTTGGTGTGACCTCTCTCCTTGTGGCTTCCAAATATGAAGAAATGTACTCGCCAGAGGTTGCTGATTTTGTGTATATAACTGATAATGCCTATACTACATCTCAAATCCGGGAAATGGAAATGATTATACTTCGAGAGCTTCGTTTTGACCTTGGGCGTCCTCTGCCTCTTCACTTTCTGAGACGTGCCTCAAAATCCTGTAGT GCTGATGCAGAGCAACACACACTTGCCAAATACCTGATGGAGCTTACACTAATTGACTATGACATGGTACACTTCCATCCTTCAGGAATAGCAGCTGCTGCCTTGTGCCTGTCCCAAAAAATTATTGGCCAAGGAAGCTGG AGTCCTACCCAACAGCACTATACCGGCTACACAGAAGAAGACTTGCAACTCATAATGCAGCACATGGCTAAGAATGTAGTTAAAGTAAACACCAACAAAACAAAGCATGTG GCTGTGCGGGACAAGTATGCAAGCAGCAAACTAATGAGGATCAGCACCATTCCTCAACTAATGTCTTCACTCGTCACAAACCTTGCAAGTCAAGCTTCACACTAA